Part of the Labrenzia sp. PHM005 genome is shown below.
GCCTCATTGTGGACCCGCATTCCCGTCAGCATTGCCTGGTCAACTCCGGGTGCCGCGTTGTTGGCGTCAGCCGGACCGGTAGACGGCGGTTTCGCGGCGGCCATCGGGGCCTTTCTTGTCTGTGCGCTCCTTATTGTGCTGGCGGGTTTGATCCGCCCCTTCGGACGCGCGGTAGCCGCTATTCCCAGTCCACTCGCAAATGCAATGCTGGCGGGCGTTTTGTTTGGGCTGTGCCTTGCCCCAGTCCGTGCTGTCGCTGAGATGCCCCTTTATGCGCTTGCCGTCATCCTGTCGTGGGCTGTGGCCTTTCGGTTTGCCAGGCTCTACGCAGTCCCGCTCGCCATGCTGATGACATTTGCCATTGCCTTTTACGCGGGCGGCGCACTCGATCTGGCAGAAACCCCGGCGATAAATCGGCCCATTGCGATCATGCCGGTCTTTACGATCGAAGCGCTCATCAGCATTGCCTTGCCACTCTTCATCGTAACCATGGCCTCTCAGAACATCCCGGGAATTGCTGTCTTGCGGGCTTATGGCTATCAGCCCAACAGCGGGCCGTTGTTCACGCTCTCTGGCATCTTCAGTTTGTTATCGGCACCCTTTGGTGGCCATGCCGTCAATCTGGCTGCCATAACGGCCGCCATGTGTGCAGGAGAAGATGCGCACAAAGATCCGGAAAGACGATATTGGGCGGCCGCGGCCTCAGGAGCTATCTACATCCTGTTTGGTCTCTTTGCCGGTTTGGTCATGGCTTTCGTCGCCGCAACGCCAGGGATTTTAATTGAGGCTGTTGCCGGTTTGGCTCTTCTTGGAGCGCTCGCCTTTTCAATCGGCGAAGCAACCAAAGCGGCCGAAACCCGGGACAGCGCCATCATCACCTTTGCTATTACCGCATCCGGTGTCAGCTTCTTTGGTGTATCAGGGGCGTTTTGGGGGCTTCTGGCAGGCGGTGCCTTTATGGCCTTGATGAAGTTGAGAATTGTAAACTAACACCTTGCCCTCAGCCATTTGCCTCCCATAGTGTCTGACTAGAAACAAATCTGGAGTTACGTGCCTGTGACGGCGCCTTACATTCTTCAACCCAATCCACTCAATCCGGCACTTTCAACAACGGTCACCGGTTTCGACCACACCGGCGCGCAAGTTGACACTAAAGTGGTGACGGAAAAGCCGCTGACCCTGTTCCTCAATTCCCAGGAAGTGGTCACGATGATGACCATTGGAGACCATCCGGATTTGCTCGCGGTTGGGTACCTGAAGAACCAGAACATGCTGGCGGACGATGATGTCATCACCGGCATTGATTACGACGAGGATCTGGAAGTAGTCATCGTGCGCACAGA
Proteins encoded:
- a CDS encoding benzoate/H(+) symporter BenE family transporter, translating into MFAKRPSLQSFSAGLLAAIVGFASSFAIVIQGLLAVGATTAEATSGLMALSIAMGLCAIVASLWTRIPVSIAWSTPGAALLASAGPVDGGFAAAIGAFLVCALLIVLAGLIRPFGRAVAAIPSPLANAMLAGVLFGLCLAPVRAVAEMPLYALAVILSWAVAFRFARLYAVPLAMLMTFAIAFYAGGALDLAETPAINRPIAIMPVFTIEALISIALPLFIVTMASQNIPGIAVLRAYGYQPNSGPLFTLSGIFSLLSAPFGGHAVNLAAITAAMCAGEDAHKDPERRYWAAAASGAIYILFGLFAGLVMAFVAATPGILIEAVAGLALLGALAFSIGEATKAAETRDSAIITFAITASGVSFFGVSGAFWGLLAGGAFMALMKLRIVN